Below is a window of Drosophila nasuta strain 15112-1781.00 chromosome X, ASM2355853v1, whole genome shotgun sequence DNA.
TTTTTCTGCACATATATGTactatgtgtgtacatataattaattaacacaCTAAGCGAAATTCAACGGGAATTTCCCAAGCAATATTAAGTATTGCTTTATTCAACAAATCTAtgcaatattatatatggtatatattacattataaAAGATACACATGCATAAAAGTGGAACAGTTGAATTTATGTGATGCACTCcgttaaaaaaatgttttgattcACATCAAAAATGAATAGCTATTATTtaaatggcaaatatttacaatttatgatTTTAGGTACCTCCTTAACATTTGGTAAAACAGAACATTCAACTTCAGAGGCTATGCAATGAGGAACAGAAGTGTTTAGCACCTTTCAGTGCACTGCTGGACCAGAAGCAAGTGCCTTTTGCGAACCTAAACCATCATTATTCATACTCGCGATTGGAAATTAGTTTAAGCTCAACTGACGATGTGCACACGATAGATTACATACCTACAGATGTTGACAATTCAATCGGCATTGGAAGCAGATACCGAGTAATACTACGACTACCACGAAAATACTTATTAGCCGGAAGGATTACAACTATTAAGAGCGATGCTCTCTGGAAGCAGAGCAGAAAGTGAAATCTGTAGAGCAACTACAACGACATTACCTGTAGTGTccgggcaacaacaacaatatcaggGAACAACACCTAAACAGATGCGTAAGAGTAAAACCAATCCAACGAGCGTTATGGCACGCAACAACAAtggtggtggcggtggtggtaGCGGTGGTGGtagcggtggcggtggcggtatGAGTGGCAGTGTTGTTACATCTTCGAAGACGCCAACCATAATGACGAACAAGGCCAACGTTGACAAAGGTATTCGTAGTGTTATAGCCAGCGGCAAAGGATCAGCCACAACTACGAACGGACACGAAGGTGCGGCTGGATTCGTTGATGGCATCGAGATATATTTGGGTCTAATCGGCTGGCGGAAAAAGTGTCTTTACACATTACTACTGCTATTgatgcttttaattattacgAATTTGGTACTGACTTTATGGATTCTCAAGGTTATGCAATTCTCGACGGTAAGCACATCATCATTGTGTCATCACATTAAGccattgatttttaaaattcatatcAGGAGGGCATGGGCCAACTAAAGATATTACCTGGAGGCATTCAACTCTCAGGGCAGGCGGTAATTATGGACATGCTGCGCGCATCTTCAATACGTTCTCGGCATGGACAGCCCATCTCCATAGGTAAGCTTGAGGCTTGAGTTAATTACGCTGGCTTTGAAGAATGTTAAATGTGAAGTCGCAATCACATATTCAACGTGACCAATTGTGACCACCATATAAGAAAGTCAAGTGCAGTACGAATATCGATTGTATTCTTACGTTCGTAACGTAAggtaagaaaactacaatcCGAAAGTCTGCATCGTCCGTTTACACAACTCCTCATTCAATCTTGAAATTCAAACATCAACCTTGCATTTGAACCTTTTTTTAACGTTCACGTTGAATCTGGACACGACAAATGTGTTCTGGTGTGACTAAAGTCATAAATCAATAGATACGCACACAGACCTTGAACAAAAGCTTACTTGCACCCAAGCTGAGCATTTCAAGATACATTCATATCTGCATATGTATCTGTTAGCTGTgcacgtacatatgtacagGTGAAATGGAAGTGACACTTTATCAAATAAGATCGGAGGTGTTGACTGTGTCTGCAAAAGATGCCCAATAACAGATTAACCAAATCAGATCAACTGCTGAGACGTAGAAGACAGATGAGGACATTCGGGTGTTCcggcaatatttaaaataacaaatagaaCCTTTTGACGGCACCTAGAAAGCATCAGATAAATAGAAGCTGCTGGCTATGTGTTAGCGTGTGAAAGGCTGTCAAGTTCCGATAAGCATATGTTCccatatgcatatacataacTACTATACGTGGTGTGAATCAAACTCCTTTTGTATTTCTCTTTGTTTAACGGAACATTATTCATGAATTTTGAATATGAGTTATTAACTGAATGCAAATTGTGAATCGCTTTTAAATAACATGTTTACATATACACATTTGGTATTTGTGAggtgatttaaatatttctctaGTTTCTTAAcgtttctatttctatttttgttttttattttcttttttttttatcaattttatcTCATTTCAACAAACTTGGGACCATTCCATGAAGAATCGTCAcgtaatttttcaataaatacacGTGACCCAAACGGCGTACTCGAGAATCATTTATTCTTGGGTCATGATAAGTTCGAATGCCTGTCAGCGGGATTTCGCGTCAACGACACAACCGGTCGAAATTTATTTTCCGTAAATCGAAATGAAGTCACAATTGGAGCACACGCTTTGCGGATCGAAGGCGAGGGAGGGGCCATCTTTCGAGAATCCATTCAAACCCCGCATGTGCGTGCAGAGCCAGGCCGTGAACTAAGGTAAATGTCATCTTCATCTTATGCAATTTTGTGTAATCGCTAAATTTAGTTTCGTCCAACGAATTCTATTATAACATACATTCATACGTTAAGCACATAGAGTAAATCTAACATAACTAAGGCAGTTTTGTTTGAGGCGATTAGTAAGCTGTCATGTTGTTGTCATTAAAGTAactcaaataaaaaacgaacGAATTTTGTGGAATCCCACAACAAAATTGTCTGCAGTGTTGAAATTCGACAAGAGTAATAAATTTCGCGGAATTCATATCACACGtttcatacaaaaatactcgtatgtatgaatgaaaatgcatACGAATGTGTGTGCAggcatttatgtatgtacgtatgtatgtacgagTATGCCCACACCAAACACATTAGCCGGGTATGGAAAAATCtccgaaataaaaaattaaaaacaaacacttTCCGAGCGCCcgtgccgctgctgttgctgttgctgttgttgttgctgttcaacGGTGTATGTCAACGTCACCATCACCTTTGcgtcgacagcaacagcaacagcaacagtaacaacaacaacaacaacagcaacaatccAAACACAAAACACTGCCACTCGTGAGGTGTTGGCTTATATATTTGTCCGTTTgtatatgcacacacacacacacacacacatacatacatacatacatacatacatatgtacgtatgcaTGCATGTGCGTACGCAGCTCGTTGGAGagtgaaaatatttgctcaTGCTCGTactcatatacatacatacatatgtacatacacatatatacttatactATGCATGCATGCAAGTACGTTTATTTGtatgaacacacacacgcatgaacgcatgtgtgtgtgtgtgtgcatgggcgtgtatgtgtgtggggaTCGCCATCGTCACATCATTGAAATCGGCATCAGTTGCGATGAGTGAGTTGAAAAGCGCTTTGGGGCAgtgattttttgttgctgtatgCGAAAATCGTTGGCTTTACATTGGGACATTTGTGGTGATAACTCGCCTTATTCAATGACAGGGTGTACTGACTCTGTTTGTCAATGTCCACTATACGAGTATAGTAGAGGTTTGAGGCTGTATCTGTGTATACGGACCATTAACAGCACTGCAATGCTTGTAATAACGTTTATATTGACAAATTTGCTGATGGCCGGTTTGTTTTTCCatgaaaattaacaaattgtacTGTACGTTatgccgatgtcgatgtcgacgtcgatgtcgatgtgtGGACAGGATTTGACAAATAA
It encodes the following:
- the LOC132796609 gene encoding delta-sarcoglycan, whose product is MLSGSRAESEICRATTTTLPVVSGQQQQYQGTTPKQMRKSKTNPTSVMARNNNGGGGGGSGGGSGGGGGMSGSVVTSSKTPTIMTNKANVDKGIRSVIASGKGSATTTNGHEGAAGFVDGIEIYLGLIGWRKKCLYTLLLLLMLLIITNLVLTLWILKVMQFSTEGMGQLKILPGGIQLSGQAVIMDMLRASSIRSRHGQPISIESSRNFSINTRDPNGVLENHLFLGHDKFECLSAGFRVNDTTGRNLFSVNRNEVTIGAHALRIEGEGGAIFRESIQTPHVRAEPGRELRLESPTRQLDLTAAKDINLQSRAGGIELLALEDVKLRALDGSLRLESSKILMPNLRTAQPPILGSAQSRDHMHRVFQLCACFNGKLFLAAPHSICAGDDSTVCR